The sequence GAGCAGCGTGAAAATGGCGAAACTAATGAATTTGTTGGCGGACAGATCAAGGCCGCTCTTAATGGTCTGACAGACGAGCAGGTTAAGCAGACTGTCATCGCTTACGAGCCAATCTGGGCAATCGGAACTGGCAAATCTTCAACAGCTGAAGATGCGAATGAAACTTGCGCACATATCCGCAAAGTCATCGCTGAGCAATTTTCTCCGGAAGTGGCTGAAGCAGTCCGTATTCAGTACGGCGGAAGCGTGAAGCCTGCTAACATCAAGGAATACATGTCACAGCCTGACATCGACGGCGCATTGGTCGGCGGAGCAAGCCTTGAAACTGATTCCTTCTTGCAGCTATTGGAGGCAGGTTCAAATGAGTAAAAAGTCTCCAACAGCTTTAATTATTCTGGATGGCTTCGCATGCCGCCCCGAGTCGAAAGGAAACGCCGTTGCGCAAGCGAAAAAGCCAAACTTTGACCGCTTTTGGAATAACTTCCCGCATGCCCAGTTAATTGCAAGCGGAGAAGCGGTCGGGCTTCCAGAGGGCCAAATGGGGAACTCTGAGGTTGGACACCTTAACATCGGTGCCGGCCGAATTGTTTACCAGAGCCTTACACGTGTGAACATTTCCATCCGTGAAGGTGAATTTGAAAAAAATGAAACCTTCCTGGCGGCAATCAAGCATGCCAAGGAAAAGGGCACTGCCCTTCACCTGATGGGTTTGCTATCTGACGGCGGTGTACACAGCCATATTGAGCACATGTTTGCTCTATTGAAGCTGGCAGCCAGCGAAGGTCTGGAAAAAGTGTATGTACACGGATTCCTTGACGGACGTGATGTCGGACCGCAAACTGGACCAGGGTACATCAAACAAACTCTTGAAAAAATGAGTGAAATCGGTGTAGGTGAATTTGCGACGATTTCTGGGCGATACTATTCTATGGACCGTGACAAGCGCTGGGAACGTGTGGAGAAATCCTATCGTTCAATGGTGTATGGCGACGGACCTACGTATTCAAATCCTATGGAATTGATCGAAGACAACTATAATAATGGAATCTTTGATGAATTCGTTGTTCCATCTGTGCTTGTACGCCCTGATGGTTCACCGGTTGCGACAGTCCAGAGCGACGATGCTGTAATTTTCTACAACTTCCGCCCTGACCGCGCAATCCAGATTTCCAACACATTTACAAATAAAGACTTCCGTTCGTTTGATCGTGGAGAAGGCCACCCTGAGAATCTTCACTTTGTGTGCCTGACTCACTTCAGTGAGACAGTTGACGGCTATGTAGCATTCGAGCCTACCAACCTGGATAACACGGTTGGCGAAGTGATTTCCCAGGCAGGAATGACCCAGCTTCGCATTGCCGAAACAGAAAAATATCCGCACGTAACATTTTTTATGAGCGGCGGACGCGAGAAGGAATTCCCTGGTGAAAAGAGGAT comes from Mesobacillus jeotgali and encodes:
- the gpmI gene encoding 2,3-bisphosphoglycerate-independent phosphoglycerate mutase — protein: MSKKSPTALIILDGFACRPESKGNAVAQAKKPNFDRFWNNFPHAQLIASGEAVGLPEGQMGNSEVGHLNIGAGRIVYQSLTRVNISIREGEFEKNETFLAAIKHAKEKGTALHLMGLLSDGGVHSHIEHMFALLKLAASEGLEKVYVHGFLDGRDVGPQTGPGYIKQTLEKMSEIGVGEFATISGRYYSMDRDKRWERVEKSYRSMVYGDGPTYSNPMELIEDNYNNGIFDEFVVPSVLVRPDGSPVATVQSDDAVIFYNFRPDRAIQISNTFTNKDFRSFDRGEGHPENLHFVCLTHFSETVDGYVAFEPTNLDNTVGEVISQAGMTQLRIAETEKYPHVTFFMSGGREKEFPGEKRILINSPKVATYDLQPEMSAYEVTDALIKEIEADNFDAILLNFANPDMVGHSGMLEPTIKAVETVDECLGRIVDLIVSKGGTAIITADHGNADEVVTLEGNPMTAHTTNPVPVIVTKEGVELREDGILGDLAPTMLELLGLHQPAEMTGTTLIKK